The genomic region GGTTATGCCTGGGTCCGAGCCCGCTGAAAAATACGTACTCGCCAATGCAACCAACTCACGCCTGTAATCCCTGGGGAGCATCCATGGGTTACCGAGGGAATTAAGTATAGTGGCTACTCTATTCCACGCCCTACTTAGCTTGGCGGACTCATTAACTGCGAACTCAACTCCCTCAATGGGCACCCTAATTATGAATACTAAGTCCGAAACAATTTCTCTAAGGTTCATCGTAGTGATGGCATAATTACTTTAAAAGGGATGATGCATAAAAATGATGATTTTTATTTGTTTTTAACAACGCCGTTGATTACTCACGAGACGGTTATTGGCTGAGTACCCGCGTTTGTGGTTACATCAACCGTCGTAACGCTTGAGCAGCTGGAGCCTGAGTAAATGAGCGACAGTGTGTCGCCGGGTTTAAGGCTCCATGGTGGGGATGTCGTGGATAGTGGCTGGCCATTAAGCATTACCGAGCTTAATGTACAGCCGGACGTTACAGTACTGCTTCCTGAGTATAACGTAACATTGCTTATGGTTATCGTACCAACGCCCGCGGCCTTTAAGTTAATGATTAATTGACCACCCGCAGTTGTTGCCTGCCCAGTCAGTGAGTTGGCTATGCTTAGGGACTTCGTTGCGCCATTGTACACTATGTATAGTATCACAACCGCCATTACTATACTTACCACAGTTACCACGACCCATAGCAGATTGAACTCACCTCTAGTCGACCTACCCATATTGGTCAGAATTAAGTACTGAATTTATTTTTAAGGGGAATTAAACGTAAAAAAAATCCATGGAAACACAGGGCATATTAACCCTACTTAGTTATTACCCCAGTCCTCACTTTGGACTTAGTTTACGTAAACTCACGGAGACTAAGTACTTCACGGCTTAATGCTGGGTATTGGCCTCATTATTAATGCCCGTACGCCAAACCCACCAACCAAAGGTTTCCCTGTAAGTACCTGGTTCTGCGCTTAACTCGCCATAGTACACGTAGTCGTGTATCGAGGCTACGTATAGGCTAAACGGCACCATGACACCGAGTGCGGCCTGCGGATTGCTTATGTAGATAATGTCCAGCTTACAGGGCACTATGTATATTATTGATGAGGAATTAACGAGTATGTTAGTGAGGGCTAAGTAGCCGTAGTAGGTCCTGTTGAATGCCAACGTTATGTTGAATGATAATGCATCAAGCGTTACATAGTCATTACTCATATTCACTACCTTGACTGTGGGAATGGGGCCATTTCCAGCGACATCCCCCATGATAACGACCGTGAAGCCTGGGAATGGGTAGTTCATGGTCTCATTACTAACCGCCACATAGCTCACCCCATAAATTGGGAAGAAACTTGCCGACCCATTTATCGGTAAATACATGGGTAGGTAAACAGCGTGCATAAGTTCTGTCCCATACGGCAGTGAGAAATTGTAACAGCCCGCACCACACGTGAGTAGGTTCATCTCCCGTAATAACCAATCGGGTGCAACCCACGTGGTTATGAACCACACAGTCCCATTCGGCATCACCAAGGCACGGCCCCAACACCACCCAGTCCCCATTAGATAACCCGTGTAATTCCACCAAGTCTCGCTGGAGTTCACATTGCCCATGGGTATGAAGACCGTCCTGTTTACGTAAACAAGAATTGATTGATTCACGTACCTGGTTATGTGCGTCACATTACTCGAAGTACCCACGGCCTTATATACCTCATTAACCTCAACAAGGCCCAGGGCCTTGGCAATGGGCTGTAACGGCCTAAGGCGCGGGCTTATCAATATTATTACCAACAACGCAATCAGCACTATGATGAGCACCTTGGCCGCCGTATCGACGTACCGCCACCAATAGATTAACCTACTCATTTACATCACCCCATGAGGACCTTAATAAGGTGTTATCACGTAGAACTACGGCCCAGCTCACTAGGGGGGTGATGGTGGAAGGCATATTGGTGGAAGAGGTGGTGAGTTGCCGAATAATACTGGAAATGTGTAGCAAACCTCGTTTACCTGCGTGCAATTAACATTAAATTTTATGGTGCTGCCTATATTGAATGTGTTACTAACGTAGTATGGTTTGATCCAGCATGTGTAGTTAACTGGGTCTCCAGCCAATGAGGCTCTCATGTTTATTTGTATTGGCGTGTACGGTGGGTTTATGTAAAACACCGATGAGCTGGATCCACTAACTATGTAGTATTGAAAGAGGGGTCCCGTAACTATAAACCAATTACCAAGTCTTGTGAAATTTAGGTAATTCCATGTTATCACCCAGGTTGCGTTATACGGGTCGTTAACTACAACGGTGATTGCATTACCCACGCCTGTGTAGTCATCAATCCAACCATTTACGTTCACCGTGGTGCATGTACTTGGGTCAATGGCTGAGCACACGAATACCGCAACTGGTAATTGATTGGTCTGGTAAAACCACCACTGGTTTTGATTAAGTACGTTGCTGTTCACATTGATTACTCCACCATTAGCTAGTAATATCTTCTTGACTATGAATGGTTCATGGCCCGTGTTCACGACACCTAGGTAATAACCACCATTGTAGGGTACAACGTCGGCCACGGGCCATAGGTAATTCTCAAGCACCTGCCTATGTACATAGACGTAATAGCCATAGAGCCCACCACCGAGTACCATCGATATGATGACCATGGCCAGTATGAATCCTATGGTTCCCGTCAGTATTTCATCAAAGGTCATCATTGATTAATATTGCATTATTTAAAAGCGGGTCAGGGCGTGGTTGTTTGATTAATCGGTATTGATGGGCACGAGACGTACGTTATGCCGTTATTGCTATAGTAGAGGCAGTACCCATCGGTTTGTGGGGAATTCACGGCACTGCTTGAATTTATTGGGCTTGGTGGTTTATACGCGCCCATTGATCCTGCCCAGCGCACTTTGTCCATGCTTGATTTCAGAAGTGGCATGCTTATTGCAATTAACCCAATTATTGCTATTACTGTTAATGCCATTATCACCGCAATTAGTAGTGATGATATTCCCCTTGTTGACATTGATTAATTATTAGTTATTCTCTTTATAAGGGTTTTCAAGTAGAATTGAAAACAAAAAATTATAGGCTATATAGTGAAAAAATTTATAGAATAACAGTAACACTTTTAATGTATAATGAGGTTCGTGAACGACAGAGGCGAGGTATTAGATGAGGATGGTATGGTAATGGGTATAATCTATGAAGGCACTGAGTATTACCCAGCCCTACCGAGGTATCATAATAACGTTATCGCGAAAAGCGGTGTCAGCGAGACTTATAGGCGTATCATGCTAATTAAGAGGGCGTTCATGCCCGTGGAGGGCGTTAGGGATATCGAAGACCTAGTTAAGAATTGGGTCAACGAGTTCAAGCTGGTCCTTGGTAGGGCTGGAATACCATATAGTGAGGAGCAAGTGGTGGCGCTGGCCACGTCATTAAGGGGCAGGTGGCCTGTGAAGAGGCCAACGCCCTATGAAGTGCTTGAGTGCGTTCTAGACCCTGGCTGCATTAAGTATAGTCCAGGCCTTAGGAGGCTCATTGAGGATAAGTTCAATGAGGTGTTTGGTTCATTAATTAGTGTGCACATAAACAGGGTACTCAGGGAGTGGGGCCTTGAGGGTGCCATTAATGTTAACGAGGTACTCAATAAGTACGCCGATATAATCAGAATAACAAAGTTTAGGAAAAGGCACTTCTATAGGAGAACACTTATTGAGCTTGCAATAACCGCGGTACTCCTTGATAATTTAGATAGGAAGGACGTTGAGGACATACTCAGGGGGTTGGGTAAGGAGGAGCTCATTAAAATAATTGATGCATTATATGGGTCACAGTGATAGCGGGTCTTCCTGAATTATTTCTAGTGCTACGATGACAACAAGGCGCTGATGTCATCGTGCGCACTCTGGGTATTGTGGTTCTACACGTTATTAATATTTAGAAGATTTATCAATAATTACCTAATTAACTTCTCACATTATTAAAAAATAATTCATGGGCATCATTAAGACTAGCCTTATAAAAGCGTTAATAGACAAAATAAAGAGATTAATGGAGGTCAAGGATGTAATAATAAGGCTTGGCATTGTGAGGGATAGGTATGAAATGAGGCTTAGGGATTTATTGAGAAATTTCACTGTGCCTAATTGGCATCCATGTCCATGCCCGCACGGTGAGACGGAAAGGGCTATTGTTGAGGGTCACATTGAGGAGCTGGCGAGGGTTGGTGGCAAGCTTCTTCAGCCCATGATCGTGCTTCATCTGGATAGTGCCAATTACCTAATTGCCGATGTATGCATATACAACGTCCTATCAACACTGCCGGAAAGCATGAATTACGTGCTTGATAGGGTACGAACTGAGGTTTGGGACCTTGGAAAATTCAGTAGTGAGGAGAGATACGTGGCGATGGCCATGGCCACCACGATATGCATAGCCTACAAGAATAGGGTCTTGAAGGAAGTTAAGCTACACTTTGCCAGAGAGCTGATCAGGAATTACGTACTTAATGTTGCGGAGATGGACTGGAGAGGGGCCGAGGCCATGATAGAGGGGTTAAGCAGGTATGAGGGTGTCATGGGTATAGCTAGGGAACTCGCCAATGTGCTCGGCATGAGCGAGAGGAATGCCCATAGGTACATAATCGCGGTGTTAAACGAGGACTTCATAAATGAGTTAAGGAGCCTTGTGAGGAATAGGGTGTTGCAGGTTAAACCTGGCGATAACAATGTAGATAGAGCTGATGTGGCGGAGAACGCTGTACCAACCAAGGCATCAAAGAATCAATTAGACATATCCAAGAGAATATACATAACACAGATAGCCAAGCGCATTAATGTATCGACGAGTGAGTTAGAGGACTTGAGTAAACTAACGCAGCGTAATTTAGCAACCCTCACTAGGAGAGTCAGGGAGTTAAGCCCTGAGGCAGGTAAAAGCCTCGTGAGTAGGATAATTAAGGCGATCAGGGATAATAATATGGAGGAGGCCGTGGCATTAATAGAGAAGACACCCAGTGACTACGGTGATAATCCCAGTCCTGTGATTGCGATTGATGATTTTAGCGATGTTCATGTAGAAAGTGATAGGCATAGGGTGTATAGGTTAAGGGTTGGCGACATTGAATGCCCAGAGGAGTTATGTCCTGTGTATAGGAGGGTAATTAGGGCATTAAAGAATAGTGATTTAGAGTTACTTTATGAGGCCATGAGAGCACTCACGAGGCAGATGAATAGGGATGAGTTATTATGGGCAATAGAAAAGAGGCTGGATAACGAGGACTTCAGAAAACTAATGAACATGATAATAAATGATACCAACGAGTCAATGAGCAGGGAATTACTAAGCCTGCTGGAAACCATAATTAAAGGGGATCAGGATAATGCATGTAAATTAATACATGAAATAATTAAATCATAATAATCCCTGTCTCAACATTTATCATAGGCGGGTATCCCATCCTTATGCTAGATGGCTTCATAATATTAAAGTTAGTATAGTATCACTAATATTGCGGTATTTTATTTAAAATTAATGAATTTCATTTAATAAAATTTTATAAAAATGGAAAAATTTTTATCAATTTACTACAATAATGTCAAGGCCAGCGCACGATAACTATCAACCCAAAACAATAATGAAAAACCTTTAAACTCTTACAATCATAACTTACCCGCGGCCGTAGTCTAGCCTGGTCTAGGATGGCGGCCTTCCGAGCAATAAACGTGGAAAGCCGCAGAACCCGGGTTCGAATCCCGGCGGCCGCACCATCGAAATCGTTACGTGATTGTTTTGTTTTGACCCGTGGGTCTTAGGCCATCATTTTCTCTCCTTCTCTTCTTAATTCAGTAGAACAGTTGAATAATTATTTATAATTCTTCGTTAATGAGACTTAAATGTGCCCATTAGGGTTAGGTTACCTCAGGAGAATAGGGAGGTTATATTGGACGTAGACTCAATAACTGTTGGTGAGCTTTTAAGTAAGTTAAAGCTAAGTGAGTCTGAGGCCACGGTTATACTGAACGGTTTCCCCATTAGGAATACTGAGACGGTCATAAATCTTAATGACAGAGTTGAGGTGATTAAGCACCTGCCCAGGGGCAGGTGTGGTATATGCGGTAGGGAGGCTTACGTTAGGATACCCTACGCGAAGTTAACCCTATGTAAGGAGCATTTTATGGAGTTTATAGTTAAGAGGGTTCGAAGGACTATTGAGGAGTACAAACTTATAAGGAGGGGTGACTTAGTCCTTGTGGCTGTTTCGGGAGGTAAGGATAGTTCAACGATGCTTCATGTTCTTTCAACCCTCAGAGATTCCCTAAAATTCGACATAGTCGCATACCACATAGACCAGGGTATACCAGGCTACTCGGACAAGGCTAGGTCAGCTGTTGAGGAATTAGCTAGGAGACTTAACGTACCTTTAATTATATCCACATTCAAGGAAATGCTCGGTGTAGACCAACCAACATTAATTAAAGGAATGAAGTCTAGGAGACCACCATGCTCCGTATGCGGTATTATCAGGAGGTATTCCTACAATGCATTGGCAATGGAACTCAACGCATCCTCAATAGCCACGGGTCACCATGCCGATGATATCGCTTCATACGCGTTAAAGGCAGTACTAACCCACGACTACCAATCATTAACTAAACTACTGCCTAAGACTGAACCATTCGAGGGAGCCGTAGCCCATATAAGGCCCCTATACGAGATTTACGAGAAGGAAACCCTTCTCTACGCATTGGCCTCGGAGATCCCATTCACAGCATGCCCATGCCCCTTTAGGCCGAGGAACACCCTAGATGATCATATTAAGGAGTTTTTAAATAACCTGGAGACAAGGCATCCAGGAATTAAGCTGAGCTTCTTGAAGGGCCTCGTTAGGGACGTCAAGATCCTTGGGAAGGTTGTTGAGGAAAACCCTGAGATGCATACATGTAAGGTATGCGGATTAGCATCAAGCGGTGATGTATGCTCCTTCTGCAGGTTCACCCAGCGTGAATTGGGAAGTGCCATGGGACCCCATGTCAGGGACCTCCTCCGGGTCAAGGTTTCCGGACTTAAGTTGAGGTAAAGGCCTGGTCATATACTAAACCGAGATTCGTCCATCAAGTCCGTAGTTAAATGCGGGGTTTAAGGAATGTATCCGTTTTCGCCACGATGTTCATTGCAGGTTTTTCCATAGACGGGTATGAGGAAATGCCCAGCACTGATTTTTAAGGTAATTAATATCTCATTTAATCCATGGATGACGACGGCTTGATTGGCTGATTGCGTGATGACGGGAACGAATGCCGACTTTAAAAATTCCGCTTCGCTTATCCCTTAGTAAGTAAAGGGCTAGGGTGTGGAGGTTTTTGAAGGGCGACTTAAGGTTAAAATATCGCTGAGGTTTAATAGTAACGGTCTTATGGTTAGTCTATACCTTATTCAGCATGGTAAGGCATTTGATGAGAAGGTTGACCCAGAAAGGAAATTAACTCCAGAGGGCGTTTCCGAAACCGAGAGGATCGCCAAATACCTTAGTGGTGTTGGTATTACCGTTACTGAGATTGTTCATAGCGGCAAGGCTAGGGCTAAGCAAACAGCGGAGATCCTTGCTAGGTACTTGGGTGTTAGTAATGTTAGGGAGGTCGACGGTTTAAACCCCAATGATGACCCCAGAATATGGTTTGAGAGAATTTTAAGGCTTGACCATGACCTAATGATTGTTGGTCACCTACCTCACCTTAGTCGTTTGACCTCATTGCTAATTACGGGTAACCCCGACATTAAAGTCGTTGAGTTTAGGTATTCCGGCGTATTAAGGCTTAGTAAGGCCGAAAGTAATTGGGTCATTAATTGGTTCATTACACCAGATCTAGTGCATTAGGGTCTCTTCCTTAATTCCCTGGGTGTCTTTAGCTTCAAAATGAGCTCTCTGGCTTCTTTACCATTTTTTGCCCGTGCAATTATTGATGCCTCCTCAATTCGCATTACATAGCCGCAATACGGACATTGGTGGGTCTTAGCCGTGTCACGGACAACTGAGTAGTTCCCACACCTTGGGCATGCAATGATTAAATACATATTCGTTGGGTATTAATGGAATGGGTTTAGAAAAATAAATTGCTTTTTGACTTCAGAATTTACAGCTGAGGTGAGTGAAAGCAATATATATTCTCTTCACTTAGGTTCGTGTTAACTTATTTTGTCCGCTGCCCCCTAATAAAAGTAATTTAAATTTCCTGTGTGCAATTAAGTACTGAAGCAATAAGTAAGGTGGTTGGGATAAAGGTCTTAAAGAGGAATGGAAATACAGAGGACTTCTCAAGAGATAAGTTAGTCCGTTCTCTAAAACTTGCGGGTGTTCCAGATCCAGACCTTGTAATTAGTGCCCTTGATCTCAGGGGCACCGTATCAAGTAGTGAATTGTCGGATAAGGTTCAATTAATCATGCTTAATATGGTGACTGATGACCTTAAATGGCATGATGCGGCTAGGAATTACTTACTATGGAGTGTGTATAAGCAGGTTTGGGGTAAGGATGTTGTTAAGGCAATCAATGAGGGCAGAGTTAAGTTCGAGGATGCATATAGAGAAGGCTTCAAAGCGTGGTTTAGAACTGGGCTTGAACTTAGGATCTGGGATTCAGAGATGAGCGCTTGGTATGCTCAACACATTGATGAGTTGGCTAAGTACCTCGACCCGAGCAGGGATTTACTGCTCACTTATAATGGGGTCAGGACGTTAATGAGTAGGTACTTACTCAAGAGGCTTGATGGCTCGTTCTTCGAGGTGCCCCAGTACCTGTGGATGAGGACTGCGATGGGCGTAGCCTACGCAGAGCTTAGGTATGGTGGTGACCCAATAACGTGGACGAGGAGGTTCTACGACTTAATGAGCCAGTTAAGGTTCATGCCCAACTCACCAACGCTCTACAACGCAATGACAAGACTTGGACAACTCTCTGCATGTTTCGTGGTACCCATTGACGACTGCCTATCCAGGGAGAGTGATACGAATAGGGAGGATCCGGAGTGCAACTTTGGCATAATGGATGCCTTAAGACTCGCTGCATTGATTTTCCAGTCAGGTGGTGGCGTTGGTTATAACTTCGGTAAGTTAAGGCCTGAGGGTGACATTGTGAGGAGCACCACCGGGATAGCCTCTGGGCCACTTAGCTTCATGAAGCTTTTTGATACGTTGGTGGACACCATTAAGCAGGGTGGTAAGAGGCGTGGTGCCCAAATGGGCATGCTCTTCTGGTGGCACCCCGACATTGAGAAGTTCATTACGTCGAAGAGTGGTGAGCTTAAGGACATTCAGTTGCAGAACTTCAACATAAGCGTCACAATTGATGACTACTTCATGCAGAAGGCGTTGAAGGGTGAGGACATTTACCTGATAAACCCAAGGGAGTGCCCATGCCTATATAAGACCTGGGGTGAGGAGTTCGTTAAGTGTTATGAGGGCTGTGTGGAGGCTATAAAGGCTGGTAAAGTAAGGATATGGAGGAGGGTAAACGCTAAGGAACTTTGGGATAAGATCGTTAAGTCCGCGTGGGACAGCGGCGACCCAGGCCTGTGGAATAGGGACCTGGCTAATTACATAAATAATGAGAAACTACCTGGTGAGGTCATAAATGCCACAAACCCATGCAGTGAGGAGTCACTCTACGATTTTGAGAGTTGCAACCTTGGTAGTATTAACTTGGTGAAGTATGTTCATGAGGGTAGGATTGATTGGGACTCCCTGGCTAGGGATGTTCAGTTGGCGGTTAGGTTCCTCGATGATGTTATTGATGTCAATAAGCTACCGCATGAGAGACTTAGGAAGAGGGTCCTTGAGACAAGGAGAATCGGCCTTGGCGCCAACGGCCTTGCCGATACCTTAATAGCCCTTGGACTTAGGTACGACTCACCACAGGCGCTGGCGGTCTCTAATGAATTGGCTAGTTTCATAGCTAGGATGGCTGTTAGGGCCAGTATTGAGTTGGCTAAGGAGAAGGGTGTCTACCCAGCGTATAAGCATAGTGATTGGGCTGAGGGCGTACTACCGTGGACAAAGCATAGGGAGAGGCTTGAGAAATTCTCCAGCACCATTGATAAGGAGGCGGTTGATGAGTACATGAAGACCCTCGACGTGGGCTATAACGATCCAAAGGTTAGGGCTATTATCGACGGCTCAACAGCGGTACTTAAGGGGTACAGGGCATTGGACAGTGATTTATCGATAGACGTTAGTACGGTAGGTATTAGGAATGGTTCCATAATGAGCATAGCCCCTGAGGGCTCTAGGAGCCTTATTGCCGGTGTGAACTCAAGCATTGAGCCCCTCTTCGCGATCGCCTACATCAGGAACCTCTCAATTGGCAAGCTAATCGAGTACAACTACACCGCGCTTAGGCTGCTTATGCAGACGAAGACGCTTGATGAATCGACGAGGAGGTTTGTCGAGGAGTACGGAATACTGCCAAGGGATCACCCATTAGCTGACTTGCTTAGGACGGCTCATGAGATTCACTGGAAGTGGCACGTGTACATGCAGGTGACCTGGGCTAGGTGGAATGACTCAGGCGTTAGTAAGACCATAAACATGCCGAGTGATACGCCCATGGAAGATGTCGAGCAAGCCTATAGGCTGGCCTGGCTACTTAATGCCTTCGGAATAACGGTGTATAGGGATAAGAGTAAGTCAGTGCAGGTGATATACACGGGCGTTAAGGGCGCTGAGGCTAAGCCCACAATTGAGGTTAAGGAGGTTAAGGTTGAGACAAAGCCCAAGGTAGAGACAAAGGTCAGTTACACATCATTGTCCGCGCTTAAGGATAAGCTTGTTAGGATTAAGAGTAATGGCGGTGAGAGTATTGAGGAGGAGATGCAGGAGGAGCTTGGGGAGACTGATGATCCATACTGCAAGACTGGTTCATGCGGTTAAGTCATAAAATTAAGTTATAACGTTCTCCTTAAGTATGCCCTTACTTACTGCCTCATTAAATAACTCATTGAGTACATCCATGTAATCCCTCTCACCGACTTCAACATCATCCATGTGCCTCTCAACAATCCTAGTTCTCTCCTCACTAACTAGGTCACTAAACTCCTTATTCTCCTCAGTTAGGAACTTATAGACTTGGCGACCAAGGTTCGTGGGCACCACATACCTAGTTCTCCTACCAACGACCAACGCATAGCGCCTCTTCAGTATTACATCAACAATCTTCGCATAGGTACTTGGTCTGCCAATACCCCTCTCCTTCATCATAGCAATTATATCACCCTCCCTAAGCGGTGGTGTCCTACTCACCTTCTTAATATAATCAATACTGGTTATCCCATACTCACCAGGCATAAGCTCCTGGTACTCCCTACCCTCAATGTAGCCCCAAACCTTCGTGAATCCAGGCTCCAATATCTTAGAAACCCTCTCCACCTCCTCCTCATGAACATTAGCACCATTAAGGTAGATACTTATCCTCAACTTCTCCTTCAAAACCCTGGCACTTCTCATTTGGCTCGCCATGAACCTCCTAAATATTAAATCATAGACCTTAAGGTGGTTTGCCGTAACCCTAATAGCCAGCTGAAGCAAACCTGTGTTAATTAGGTTCCTTAGGTCATCACTATCGATGGGCCTTGTCGGCCTTATACACTCATGGGCCCCAATCTCCTTGCCGCCCCAGGCCCTGCCCACGAAATAATCAGCCCCAACTCTCTCGCTTATGTACTCCTTAGCAATGCCAATGCCCACCGTTGATACCCTGGTACTATCCGTCCTATGATACGTTATAAGTCCCGACTCAAATAATTCCTGGGCAATAGCCATCGTTTGCTCAACACTTAAACCGAGTATGTTTGCTGAGTCCCTAAGTAAGGCGTCTGTTGTGTATGGTGGTGCTGGATTCAATTCCTCCTCTTCCTCACCTACCTTAGTTACTCTAACCTTAACCTCAACGTCCGTTGATTTATTCCTATGCATCGCCTTTAGGGCTTTTATCAATTCCTCCTTATCCGGCGGTATGTTCAACCTTACCTTTACACCATTACTCAAAGTCATGGTTACTGAGTATACCTTATCCCTCCTACTCTCGTCATACCTCTCTATTATCCAACCAAGGACTGGAGTCTGAACCCTACCAGCTGATAAAGTCCTTCTACCGAACTTCTCCTGAACAATCTGGCTAAGCCCAAACCCAATCCATCTATCCTCAATCCTCCTCACCAATTGAGCGCCAACCATGCTAAGGCTTATGGCCCTTGGATTTGTGATCGCATCAATGATGGCCTTCTTAGTAACCTCATGAAATTCAATCCTAACGATATTACTCACGTAGGGCCTAAGCATCATGTAAACATCCCAAGCAATCTTCTCACCCTCGGCATCCGGGTCCGTACCAATCATTACCTGGTCAACCTCTGTGGCTATGTCCCTTATCGCATTTACTATGTCCATGGCATCAACAAGCTTAACACCGTGGATCTTACAAACATCCACATCCTCGGTATACGTCTCACCACCAACAGGGCACCTCTTTATTGTTCCATAGATCGGTACGAAATTATTACCGGTCTTAAGTATCCCATAATAATCAATAATCTTCCCCGCCCTTAAAGCCGGCGCGAGTTCCTTTACATCGGCCGGACCCGCCGGTATTAAATCCCACATGTGGCCCTTAGTAGCCGTTATCAGTAGGTATAGGTTGCCTAGGGTAGCTTCATAAATTATTAAAGGACCAACATTCCTCCTGGTGGGTACTCCAAAGAAGCTCGCTATTGTCCTAGCCTTAGTCGGTGATTCGACAATTACGAATGCTGTCCTTAACGGATCCTTCTCGAGGAATTGATTGGGTATCTTCCCAAGCATTATATTCCTTATTAAGTCCCTCTCACTCCTGATCCTCTTCATTAAATCATCTATGTTAACCTCATTAATGTCCTGGATCTTAACATCCTCAAGCCTATACCTTAAATTCCTAATTAAACCATTGAACACCTTCTCATTATCCACTATAAGCACTGATAAGCCCTGGGAGACACCACCAACGTAAAGCCTTGATGTCCTACCACTACCCTGGATGTACGTCGTCACGTCAGGTATGATCACGTAAAGCTCACCACCCCTATACTCAAGACCAACCTCGTTAGATTGCTCTATCGCTTTTCTAATGTTGGGATCACTCAATAGTTTGTTCACTAAGTCTACGGCCTCCTTAATCACGTCAGCCGCGTACTTATCAAATCCACTCAATTCCTTATTCTCCTCAATAGCCTTTAACAAGTTATTTATTTGCTCTTGATTTAGTGCCGTTAAGTTCCTAAGTCTCGCAACGACCCTATCAATGTCATTTCTCAGGTATTGGGGGACGACATTCCTAATGGTAAATAGAAACATTAGGTACCTTATTGGTGTGAACTCCTCAAGTCTTAGCCTAAACCTCATGCGTGGAACGCCCACGAAGACCACATACGCGATTCTCTGCGGCAAATCAATGCCCCTAACTAGGGATGACCTAGACGTAGCTAGCCCAATTAATACATCAATTTTCCCTTCCACAAAGTCATTAAGTAATGACTTACTCGGCTTTAGGTAGGACGCAGCCTTAACGCCATTTTTATTTAATGCCTCAAGCAATTCATCAACAATGTCCCTAAGGTCCGGTGGTACGTAAATTATCCCACCACTGCCCAGCCTCTTTACGATGTCAACCGCCGTACTTATTA from Vulcanisaeta distributa DSM 14429 harbors:
- the rgy gene encoding reverse gyrase, translating into MEKQPLVIYRRACPNCGGDITSDRLASGLPCHRCLPDVPKKVASTIEVLNMLEKLGTINRLRSLANLVNEYNEFADMFRKIIGTNMWGAQRLWARRIIKGKSFAIVAPTGSGKTTFGMIASLYVALKRRGRVLIVVPTSTLAYDVHRRLSDYVNKMGVNVRIVMASSILSKQELTEAMKTIEDGNFDILIVTNAFLPRHMDLLSRYRFSLIFVDDVDSVLKASSKNIDRLLLLLGINEEALRKALTVVDLMKKLRKAIRFRASEEEINKIREDIKRLNAELTNYIKSNNIGILIASGALTRMRRTARLFLFREFLGFETGGRAEGLRNVVDVYVRPRDSLISTAVDIVKRLGSGGIIYVPPDLRDIVDELLEALNKNGVKAASYLKPSKSLLNDFVEGKIDVLIGLATSRSSLVRGIDLPQRIAYVVFVGVPRMRFRLRLEEFTPIRYLMFLFTIRNVVPQYLRNDIDRVVARLRNLTALNQEQINNLLKAIEENKELSGFDKYAADVIKEAVDLVNKLLSDPNIRKAIEQSNEVGLEYRGGELYVIIPDVTTYIQGSGRTSRLYVGGVSQGLSVLIVDNEKVFNGLIRNLRYRLEDVKIQDINEVNIDDLMKRIRSERDLIRNIMLGKIPNQFLEKDPLRTAFVIVESPTKARTIASFFGVPTRRNVGPLIIYEATLGNLYLLITATKGHMWDLIPAGPADVKELAPALRAGKIIDYYGILKTGNNFVPIYGTIKRCPVGGETYTEDVDVCKIHGVKLVDAMDIVNAIRDIATEVDQVMIGTDPDAEGEKIAWDVYMMLRPYVSNIVRIEFHEVTKKAIIDAITNPRAISLSMVGAQLVRRIEDRWIGFGLSQIVQEKFGRRTLSAGRVQTPVLGWIIERYDESRRDKVYSVTMTLSNGVKVRLNIPPDKEELIKALKAMHRNKSTDVEVKVRVTKVGEEEEELNPAPPYTTDALLRDSANILGLSVEQTMAIAQELFESGLITYHRTDSTRVSTVGIGIAKEYISERVGADYFVGRAWGGKEIGAHECIRPTRPIDSDDLRNLINTGLLQLAIRVTANHLKVYDLIFRRFMASQMRSARVLKEKLRISIYLNGANVHEEEVERVSKILEPGFTKVWGYIEGREYQELMPGEYGITSIDYIKKVSRTPPLREGDIIAMMKERGIGRPSTYAKIVDVILKRRYALVVGRRTRYVVPTNLGRQVYKFLTEENKEFSDLVSEERTRIVERHMDDVEVGERDYMDVLNELFNEAVSKGILKENVIT